The genomic segment TACGCTCCATCCACGTGCATCCACAGGCCGAACTCTGCGCAGAGGTCGGCAACCTCGTCCAACGGATCGATGCTGCCCGTTGCAGTGGTGCCCGCGCTGCCCACGATCGCGATCGGCTGCTTCCCTTCCCTCAGGTCGCGTTCGATGGCTGCGCGCAGATCCTTCGTGCGCATGCGGAACGCCTCGTCCACAGCGATCTTGCGCACCGAGTCATGTCCCAACCCGAGCAGCGCCGCAGCCTTCGCGATCGACATGTGAGCCTCGGCCGAGCAGTAGATCACGCCGCCGCGCACGCCCGATTGGTTCGCGGGCGCCTTCGCTTCGCGCGCCATGCACAGCGCCATGAGGTTGGCCGATGAGCCGCCCAGCGTCAGGCTCCCGGAAAATCCCGCGCAGCCGATTGCTTCCGCCAGCCAGCGCACCACGGTCCGCTCAATGGTGACACCGGCGGGCGCGGACCGCCACGCCGTCGCGTTCTGGTTCAGGACGCCGGCGGCAAAGTCGCCCAGCGCAGAGATGGGCTCGCCCGAGCCAAAGACGTATCCGAAGAACCGCGGCGAAGAAGGACGCGCATAGTTAAAGACCCGCTCCAGATCGGCGAATGCGGCCGCGCCGATGCCCTCAAGCGGCAGATCGCCCGTGAACAAAGCCTGGGTCTGCTGCCCCGAGACGCCGGGCGGATACGAAGGCAGGTTCGGAAGCTTCTCGAGATAGTCGGCGGTGAAATCGCTGATGTGATGGGCCAGCGCGCGGAAGGCGCCGGCAGGAAGTATCAGGCTTCGCATAACGAGGTGGAAGGCTCCGCCCTTGAGCTTACATGGCCGAGCCTTCAGCCTCACGCGCTAACCGTCTGTGCCGTCGCCCTTGCTCTCCGGCGCCTCTTCCACATACCAGCGGAATAGCTCCGGCAGATAGTCCTCCGCCGGCGAGAGCAGGTCCAGCGGAACGTCGGTATCTACTTTGCGCAGCCGGGAGTCGCAGTTCAGCAGGTCCGCCTTGCCGGTGTTCACATCCACCCGCAGCACGACGAATGCCCCCTCCCTGGCCTTCACCCGAACCGTGTCGCCTACTGCGGGGATGGTCAGGTCGTTGTGATTCGAATCGATGATGTGTGTCACTGCCATGGCTCGGCCCTCCGCCGCGTGCCGTTGCGTTCTGCAAGGCCGCGAACTGAGGCTAGGATGCCTGCCCACGCATAGATGTTTGCGCCCGATCATTTGCAGTTTTCAAACACGCAATTTCAGATTTGAGAGAGCGCTGACTGGGCCGCAGTGTTCGGCACTGACAGTCAGTCACTGACAGATATCTTTTGGTGTCTGCATCCTCGCGTTCGCGGGGCTCTGCATCAAAGGAAAAAGGGCGTCGCCCGCGAAGGCGTAGGAGTAGGACCGTCTGAAATTGTCGGAGCGTGAAGCCCTCACGGCTTTTCCCTTTCGCACCCGCAACATTATTGAGTCCCAGGAGCATTGAAAGCGCATGCAAGAGGAAATCCGACTCTCAACCGGAATCGCGGGCCTGGATAAGATTCTCCACGGCGGTTTAGCCAATGGTTTTCTCTACCTTGTGGAAGGCAGCCCGGGGGCCGGTAAGACCACCCTGGCGCTGCAATTTCTCATGGAGGGCGCGAAGAACGGCGAGCCCGGTCTTTATATCTCGCTAGCCGAAAGCGAAGCCGAACTGCGGCATGTTGCCGCCTCGCATGGGTTCAATTTCGATAACATCACCATCTGCAAGATCTCGCCGCCTGAAATAGCCAGTGTCGCCGGCCAGACATATACCGTCTTCCAGCCCGCCGAGGTGGAACTGGCCGACGTGGTCGAGACCATCCTCGGGAAGGTGCGCGAGATCAATCCCAAGCGCGTCTGTATCGACTCCATGTCGGAGTTGCGCATGCTGGCGCGCGACTCGCTCCGTTACCGCCGCCAGGTGCTCGCGCTCAAGGAGTTCTTCGAGGGTCGCGACTGCACCACCCTGCTGCTCGACGAGCGCTTCCGCGAACAGCGCGAGAGCCAGGTGCAGACCATCGCCCACGGCGTCATCAGCCTTGAGGTTCTGCCCCGCGAGTACGGCGTCACCCGCCGCCGGCTCGAAGTGACGAAGGTGCGGGCCTCCAGCTTCCGCGAGGGCTATCACGATTACGTCATCCTCAAAGGGGGCCTGCGCGTCTTTCCGCGCCTGGTCTCCGGTGAACATCGCGGCCCCGACAACCCGCAGGAAGACCTCCCCAGCGGCATCGAGGAACTGGATGCCATCTTCAACGGAGGGGTGCAGCGAGGTACCTCCACGCTGATCGCGGGCCCTACTGGCTGTGGTAAGTCGACGCTCTGTTGCAAGTGGGCCTACTCCGCGGCTCTGCGTGGGGAGCGAACCGCCATCTTCACATTCGACGAGACGAAGCAGTCCTTTCTGGATCGCAGCCGCGGCCTGGGCATGGAACTGACTCCGCACCTCGAAAGTGAGGCGATTCACCTCGAACAGCTCGATCCAGCCGAGCTATCCCCGGGCGAGTTCGTCGAGCGCATCCGCGAAGGTGTTGAGCAGAACCGGTGGACCATCGTCATCATCGACAGCCTCAACGGATTGATGAACTCCATGAGCGAAGAACGCGCAATCACCGTGCAGCTTCATGAGCTCCTTTCTTATCTAAACCAGGTAGGAGTAGCGTCGTTCCTGGTGCTCGCGCAGTTCGGCCTGCTGGGTCAGTCGATGTCGTCGCCCGCTGACGTAAGTTATCTGGCCGACAATGTGCTGCTCCTGCGTTACTTCGAAGCGCAGGGGGAAGTACGGCAGGCCCTCAGCGCTGTCAAGCGTCGCAGTGGCCCGCATGAGCGGTCCATC from the Occallatibacter riparius genome contains:
- a CDS encoding ATPase domain-containing protein yields the protein MQEEIRLSTGIAGLDKILHGGLANGFLYLVEGSPGAGKTTLALQFLMEGAKNGEPGLYISLAESEAELRHVAASHGFNFDNITICKISPPEIASVAGQTYTVFQPAEVELADVVETILGKVREINPKRVCIDSMSELRMLARDSLRYRRQVLALKEFFEGRDCTTLLLDERFREQRESQVQTIAHGVISLEVLPREYGVTRRRLEVTKVRASSFREGYHDYVILKGGLRVFPRLVSGEHRGPDNPQEDLPSGIEELDAIFNGGVQRGTSTLIAGPTGCGKSTLCCKWAYSAALRGERTAIFTFDETKQSFLDRSRGLGMELTPHLESEAIHLEQLDPAELSPGEFVERIREGVEQNRWTIVIIDSLNGLMNSMSEERAITVQLHELLSYLNQVGVASFLVLAQFGLLGQSMSSPADVSYLADNVLLLRYFEAQGEVRQALSAVKRRSGPHERSIRELQIKDGKICIGEPLRNFVGVLTGTPRYKGGQELL
- a CDS encoding pyridoxal phosphate-dependent decarboxylase family protein, producing MRSLILPAGAFRALAHHISDFTADYLEKLPNLPSYPPGVSGQQTQALFTGDLPLEGIGAAAFADLERVFNYARPSSPRFFGYVFGSGEPISALGDFAAGVLNQNATAWRSAPAGVTIERTVVRWLAEAIGCAGFSGSLTLGGSSANLMALCMAREAKAPANQSGVRGGVIYCSAEAHMSIAKAAALLGLGHDSVRKIAVDEAFRMRTKDLRAAIERDLREGKQPIAIVGSAGTTATGSIDPLDEVADLCAEFGLWMHVDGAYGALAALAIPDAFRGMNRADSLSLDPHKWLYQPAGVGCLLYRNPADAQRAFSHTGDYARSLTNDPIEGFAIFEESMELSRPFRALKLWMSLRYFGLRAFQHSIAEDLELAQVLARAIDAEPHLERLAPVALSAVCFRFKDSNGDLDVLNQAILQRVTQRGRVYLSNAVIHSQFVLRACIVNHRTTEDDVREIVAEVLAAAGEVQA